Genomic window (Salvelinus sp. IW2-2015 unplaced genomic scaffold, ASM291031v2 Un_scaffold3859, whole genome shotgun sequence):
TTGAGGTTACAACATTGACGTTTACCAAAGTAACTTGACATCTCCGGGGGTTTACTGCCATTGAACTGGCCCGCGGCCTTGTTTACTTCCATTGTCGATACTCATAGTGACGGCAGTATttttagctgactagctaacatgaGCTAGCTGGCTGCATACACTTCCAACACTAACTAGTTAGTggattaactagctagctacatcatatGTTTGTTACTTGGAGTAAYTGAGGCCTATATGTCGtgcggttagctagccagctgagagtCATTTTCCATTTTACATTTCCGAAGAGTTGTGTCTGGCTTGCTATTTAATGTCGTAACGGTTGGCTGGCTTAACTGTTGTGTCCTGTCATTTTACATGAACATTTCCTTCAATATCATCATGATGTTTAGGATTCGCGTCAAGAGAACCAACTTAATTTTTTACAGACGACAACAAACGCAGTCAAAATCTCTTTCACACGCTGAATTTGAGGTGTTAGCTATTTATCTGCGCTTGGTTTTTTTTTCGTGCTTTTCTTCAGTCGTCGTCACAACCACCAACTAACCCTGCATGCCATGTCAAGATAAATTGACAAACCAACTTAAATCCTCCGTTCTTTCAGAGGACACACGATCAAGCTTGTCTCCTGGTGGACCCATATTGAAcgatgttttttttgtaaaaacggCTTTTGTTCAGTTTCTTGGAAGTCTTCGGCCTGGTGTGGTAGCGAGTAAATCGTGGTTGAAGAACCTCCCCAAAATGGCTGACCAGCGTCAGACAGCCACACAGAGATattaccagagaggaagagagaggtccaACTCGGCGGAAAAtatgtctccctccagcaggtggcgtatTTTCGTTGTTTCGcacaccaagcaaggagtttttgtatggaggttaaATGAGAGAATGTCGAATTTGGTCGACAGAATGAATGGCATATTTACTACGTGAGATTTATTTGATCAATTATAAGTTTTGTCATGCTTAAGTTGTTTACAAGCATAGAAAAAAAGAATGATTATAATGGATTTAGAAGCTCTAACACTGACTGGTACCCTCACAACGGTCATTAGTAAGACCTGAAGTAATGATGAGAACTTGGGAGGGACCATTTGTAAGATCTGGAGTATAACAAGTTAAAATAGCTTTAAAAAGCAGRCAAAGTKTTTCWTTTGGGCAAGGTTGTCTAAGTAAGGGAAGCCACTCTACTGCCCCCTACTGCTGGTCAGGAGTATTGATTTGAAGGATCGGTATGATGTGCAATTAATAGTTTGTtttaatgtgaaattaatgtggtTGATTTTTAAGGTTGGGGAGAAGTGCAGTAAATAGTGACACTTTGTAGGATGTTAATATACATTtatgtatttatggttgtttgtaattttgtcttgacttttaatcattatatgtgttattgtttttactatcgaggaccactttggaaataaGCGTTTTAGTTcatactttcaagtgatatcctctgggtccacattgtgcattttgttgtatatgtctgttgcctaaaataaatgtatattcaATAGATGAGAACTGTTGGGAGGGAGTTGTGAGACAGTGTTGTGAATCGAATGGTCCGGACCGAGACACAATAATTTCTATGCTATTTTGGAACGTTCTATCAAATAATTTCCGGGGGTGTGTTCgtgtgttgtcagattgtccctttgtaaattcagagcgcaaACTGGACACtatggccgaggagtagggttgatccaagcgttctagcactcaagctaactggctaacgttggctagcttgctagctacttcaagacacaaatgagagaacacctcactctgaccattttactcaccgtaGTTATCTctggttatccagagcgttggtgactgtaactgtactgctggcaacaatttaattatacttttttttttggcGAGGTTTACTGACACccgccatattcaacgggtgttaagcgttcgtaaattcatcagttattMTGCASTCTGGCACACTCAAGACTAGAATACGCTGAAATCGgaatagatagccagagtgaatttacgaacacaccttaATTGACAAGGCTACCATCCACCGCCTCACCCAATTTTTCAGTGGGGCACTTCACGCCTCTGTTTTAGGGACCTGGTCAGCCAATCACAGGCCCTATCAGGTGGGTAACAGACGTATTCCTGCCTGTTGTGGCAGTGAGGCAGACTGTTGCTGAGTCATTATGGAGAGACCGACTGTATTTCCAGCCCTTTTTCCRTAGGTGGGTAACAGACRTATTTCTGCCTGTTGTGGCAGTGAGGCAGACTGTTGCTGAGTCMTTATGGAGAGACCKACTGTATTTCCAGCCCYTTTTCCGTAGGTGGGTAACAGACRTATTTCTGCCTGTTGTGGCAGTGAGGCAGACTGTTGCTGAGTCMTTATGGAGAGACCTACTGTAGGGCTGCCCGAGTGGAAWTTTRAAATGGAAGTTCTGGAACTCTTKTAATGgggaaaagtccacaatgaaactgacattaaatgtgtaGAATAATACATTTGCMTCTGTTGGCGATCAAGTAGTCTAKTCATTTRAATGCCAYtgtaggctactgtagcctaccatttgatacaataaatatttattgaaatgacgatatcactggagtcattgcaaatcaatttgtgcYACTTGTGCGGCCTACCTGGAGCTGGTAAACTGATTTAATAAATATAGCCTGTAACTaattttgttgttgtagccttgtgttattatgcaattattaatgaaCATGTTTAGTTCATTCAATTTGAAgtctaaaggacaccagtaagaagaagagacttgcttgggccaagaaacaagaacattggacattagaccggtgaacggatgatctccgcatgtgtggttcccaccatgaagcatggaggaggaggtgagatggtgctttgctggtgacactgtcagtgatttatttcgaattcaaggtacacttaaccagcatggctaccacagcattctgcagcgaaacgccatcccatctggtttgtgcttagttggactttcatttgtttttcaacaggacaatgacccaaaacacctcaaggctgtgtaagggatatttgaccaagaaggagagtgatgcagtgctgcatcagatgacctgacctccacaatcacccgacctcaacccacttcagatggtttgggatgagttggaccgcagagtgaaggaaaaacagccaacaagtgctcagcatacgtgggaactccttcaagactgctggaaaagcatttcaggtgaagctggttgagagaatgccaggagtgtgcaaagctgtcatcaaggcaaaggggggctactttgaagaatataacatatatttttatttgtttaacactgtttttggttactactgtacATGATACCATGTGTCATTTCACATCCAATGTTGAACCGTAATCAAGGTGTTAGAGAGTACACCACATATTCCTTCATAGATTCTATGTCCTAACGGTTGTTCTGTATCCGCCACCAAAAATACACTATAAAGCCACAATGGTGTAATGATGTTCTTCTGGTTTGTCATCTTCTGACAGACACGTCATTTAAAAGGACACCGTCGTAATGGTGAATAGTGTTCAAGTGATATTTAAGACTAGCAAAACCTGTAAAGCATCTACCACACAGTTTACAGCGATAGGGTTTCTCTCCGGTGTGAATCCGCTGGTGTACTTTCAGGTTGCCTTGGGTGCTGAATCCCCGTCCACACACAGTGCACGTGAAAggtctctcccctgtgtgaacCAGCTTATGTCTGGCCAGATGGTAAGTGTCTTTAAAACATTTGCCACACTCTATGCAACCATATGGCTTCTCCTCCATGTGAGTTGACTGGTGCTGTTCAAGGTCTTCCCTCTGGTCGAAGCCTTTCCCACAGTCCTTACACTGGTAGGATTACTCCCCTGTGTGGAACAGCATGTGTTTGGTCAGGTATTGCTTGGTAGGGAAGCCTTTGTCACATTCTTTGCATTTGAACGGTCTCTCGCCTGTGTGAGTGCACACGTGTAGTTTCAGATTAGGATTGTAAtgtcgaacccccccccccccccgaacacacagtttgggaaccactgttctagacCGTACTGACCCCTTCCCTACATGGTGTTGATACAGTCCAAGGAGAGTGAAGGATGTCCCCCTAGTGAATCTTATTGGTATCATGAAAAACATCCTTCACTCAGAACTCCATGTTCTATCAAGAAGCTGTAATCTCTGCCCgaagttgattctaacatgtattgactcaggggtgtggattttttatgtaaatgagatagttgtgtatttaaatttcaatcaatttgcttaaatgtcttaaaacatgtttttcactttgtcattatgggggtttgtgtgtagatgggtgagaaaaaaacgtctatttaatttattttgaattcaagctgtaactcaacaaaatgtggaatcagtcaaggggtatgaatactttctgaaggccctgtaagtGTATtgtgtcacagataccttaaaaaacaaaaaagaagggacgtggatcagaaatccAGTCATTATCTGATGTTACCACCAATTTGCCTTATGCAGTGTGACacgtctccttcacatagagtcgatcaggctgttgattgtggcctgtggaatgttgtcccactcctctccaaTGACTgagtgaagttgctggatattggcgggaaaatgaacacgctgtcataaacatcggtccagagcatcccaaacatgctcaatgggtgacatgtatggtgagtatacaggccatggaagaactggggcattttgtgtgtacagatccttgcgatattatcatgctgaaacatgaggtgatggcggtggatgaagggcacaacaatgggcctcaggatctcgtcactgtatctcaACATTCAAATGGtcatctataaaatgcaattgtgtttgatgTCCCTAGCTTATACCtctccataccataaccccaccgccaccattgggcactctgttcacaacgttgacatcagcaaactgctcacacACACCATGCCATATATTCTGTCTGCcacctgcccggtacagttgaaactgggattcatccctgaagagtacacttctccagcgtgcttctccagcgtgccagtggccatcgaaggtgagcatttgaccactgaagtcggttacgacgccaaactgcagtcaggtcaagaccctggtgaggacgacgagcatgcatatgagcttccctgagacggtttgtgcagaaattcttcgattgcgcaaacctacagtttcatcagctgtttgggaggctggtctcagatgatcccgctggtgaagaagccggatgtggagatcctgggctggtgtggttacacgtgatctacggttgtgaggccggttggacgtactaataaattctataaaatgacgttggtagagaaattaacattaaattatctggcaatagctctggtggacattcctgcagtcagcaaccCAATTACacggtccctcaaaacttgagacatctgtgtcattgtgttgtgtgacaaaactgcacattttagagttgtctttttttgtccccagcacaaggtgcacctgtgtaatgatcatgctgtttacttaccttcttgatatgccacacctgtcaggtggatagattatcttggcaaaggagaaatggtcactaacaaggatgtaaacaaatgttgcacaacatttgatCAAACTAAGCTTTTTGTGGGTTCGGAACaactctgggatcttttatttcagctcatgaaacatgggaccaacacttataCGAGATGAGtacagtacatatgagatgagtacagtacatatacatatgagatgagaacagtacatatacatatgagatgagaacaACAcatatacatacgagatgagtatAATAATAATGTACTGCACTCATCTCATAGTATATGAACTGTACTCATctttgtatgtatatgtatatgtactgtatcatctcatatgtatatgaacTGTACTTATCTCATAGTATATGTACTGTACTCACTTGTATGTAATTTGTActtttctcatctcatatgtatatggtactgtatcatctcatatgtatatgaatgttccatctcatattgtatATGTCTGTACTCATCTTGTATGTATACTGTACTggtctcatctcatatgtatatgttactgtcctcatctcatatgtatattgtaaactTGTAACTCAATCTCATATGCATATGTGTACTGTACTCATCTCAATATTGTATATGACCTGTTCTCATCTCATTATGTATATGTAGTTAACTCATCTTCATATGATATGTACtgtaactcatctcatatgtatatgaactgtgtctcatctcatatgtatatgaactgttctcatctcatatgtatatggtACTGTACTCCTCTGCATATTGTACTGtacttcatctcatatgtatatgtactgtactctcatctcatatgtatatgaacTGTTCTCCATCATCATAATGTATAATAGGGTTGTACTTCTGTACTTATCATTCATTGTATATGAACTGTTCTCCATCcatatgtatatgtactgtacttcTCTCATTAGTATATGTACTGTTCTTCTGAGATGAAACAAGTacactatacatatgagatgagaacaACACATATACATACGAATGAGTTATAATAATAATGTACTGGCACTCATCCATATGTATATGAACTGTACTCCAtcttgtatgtatatgtatatgtactgtactcatctcatatgtatatgaacTGTTCTCATCTagtatactattctactgtatcttagtctatgctactctgacattgctcgtccaaatatttatatattcttaattccattcctttacttagatgtgtgtgcatttgggtagttgttgtggaattgttagatattactgcacttttggagctagaaacacaagcatttcgctacacccgctgctaaacacgtgtatgtgaccaataaaatttgatttgattttgatttgagggtgaacgtttctgagatactggatccggtgtgcctggcaccgacgatcataccatgctcaaagtcgctttaggtcacttgttttcccCATTCTAAAGTTCAATCGAACAGTAGCtggatgcctgcctgcctgatttATATAGCAAACCATGGCCACATGActtcactgtctgtaggagcgatccatttttgtGAATGAGGTggcgtacctaataaactggacgCGGTGAGTTTATAGTCATGTTATAGTCACCAGTCAACTCCATTATGCTCAAAAGTTActtcaatggccactggactatttcccccccccatttgttttgtacacttctgctacttgctgtttattatctatgcatagtcacttcacccctacctacatgtacaaattacctcaactaacctgtaMcggtaccccctgtatatagcctcgttattgttattattgttatgttattgttaatgttatataaaacatgttttgtttatttttgtaaatattttctttaattaactcatcttgaactgcactgtcggttaagggcttgtaaataagcttttcacggtaaggtctacacttgttgtatttggcaatTGTGAYAAATAAAGTTTGACTTGATTTGAACTTCAACCGGTGAATGCTAGCTATGGCTAGCTATTCTACCAGCCTGTCTTAATGAGTGTTAGCACGCTAAGAGYACAACCTGCACATGAAMATGTATATTTTTAAGGGGWAGGCAGTAAATTGATAACGATATCACCAAACTATGCTGTCTCTGACATTTTAAACAACATTCCCAGCTAAAGAGAAGACAGTCATGGTATTTCATTTAAGAGTATGAGCAAgattttaacaaatcaaattttagccTAATTTGACTGGGAGTCAAAGGCAGATTTTGAGTTCCTAACCCAGTAGACGGACGTGTGAAACGTGATTACGTAAGAGACTACGCAAATTAGTAGTTTAAGTAGAAGATGCTTGTCGTCCATCTTGGATCGCGGGCTACAGTTATTTTATACATCAATGGGCACAAGGGAATAAAATCACAGCACATTTAGCAGAAGAACAATTTAAACCTATCGACTTTCATAACGTTTTTTAAAAAATCTCAAAATGTCCAAACTGGAGTTGTTCAACGCGTATCTTACAGAACGGCTGACCGCGGCGGCGAGGGAGATAACATYGGCAGTAGAGAGAACAATAACAGACTATCAGGACGAAATCTCCCGTTccaaggaggagaacgaacgGTTACGACTGTTGCTGGATTTCAAACCACATTTACACTTACATACAAAAGGTAAATGTGGACACCCGTTGCCCTAGCTAGCTATATCAATATGTAAGGATGAGATAATTATGGCCTCTCTCTTAGTATTATCGACAACCGATTCAAAATTGGATTCACATCCACTCACCAGTCGCAACTtggcaagatagctagctaatttacTATCKACCTWacgttagctagctgctagctaagctaactagctagcacaaCTTGATGAATRTATACCACcgtaaagtagctagctagtttgctaaaCATGTAGCAAGTTATGTAACAACAACTGCGGCGTTTTTCTGAGAACTATGGGTACAATTTTAGATTACAAACGTCTAACTATATATTTAATGATAACATTActaattttgtatttttctttgttcTAATTTAGACCCCCAACAGCTCCCCTTCACAGTCTCTAAAGAGGGGgttccccctgagcagcagcactgtgaaCAAGAGTGTCCCAGTATGGGGCAACAGGTCCCAGAGCCCACACAGATTAAAGATGAACAGGAGGAAGAGCCGCTTCAAGGGCAGGAGTCTGATACCAAAGACTTCATAACTGTCTGTGTGGTGAGTGACTGTGAGGGTGTGAACACACGTCATGCATCCCACACTGTGGAGAGTAGAGACGGAGGTTCACCATTCAACAACACAACTGGAAAGATCCAGACAGAGCCTGATGATGAAGACTATATAGACTACATAGTATCAGAACCATCCAGTCCTGCAGCTCGGAGTGAAAACAGTGTTAACAGTGGGAGGGACACCGATGGGGAGAGCAGGGAGCGACCGCCGGGGTCAAAGCCACGGAAATCACAAAGAAAACGGGTGAAGAAAGGAACAAGTGTTGTTGAAGAAGCTTCTCCTTATTGCTGCAAGCTGTGTGGGAGGACTTTTGTTCGTATGGGTTTTTTAGTTAATCACGTGCAAAGAACACACACAARGCATGCTAAACAATACCGTTGCGGTGTGTGTGAAGGAGTCTTGGACTCCAAAGAAAATCTGACAGTCCACGTGCAAACCCACACTAAAGAGAGAAGTACTGCTCACCCTCAAACCCACACTGAACCAAATCCTAGGCCCACTGCTCACCCTCAAACCCTCACTGAACCAAAACCTAGGCCCAGTACTCACCCTCAAATACTCACTGAACCAAAACCTAGGCCCAGTACTCACCCTCAAATACTCACTGAACCAAAACCTAGGCCTACTGCTCACCGGCAAACCTTCACTAAAGGGATGCCTACTCCTCAACTTCAACCTGCGGCCAAACCTACTTGTCATGTTTGTGGCAAATGTTTCCCTTACAATCATAATCTGAAACTACACRTGCGTACTCACACAGGCGAGAGACCGTTCAAATGCAGAGAATGTGGTAAATGCTTCCGATCTAAGGGATATATGAAGGTGCACTTGAggattcacactggagagaaactaTTCCAATGYAAAGAATGTRACAAAGGCTTSCCTACCAAGCAATACCTGACCAAACACATGCTgttccacacaggggagaaatcctACCAGTGTAAGGACTGTGGGAAAGGCTTCGACCAGAGGGAAGACCTTGAACAGCACCAGTCAACTCACATAGAGGAGAAGCATATGGTTGCCATAGAGTGTGGCAAATGTTTTAAAGACACTTACCATCTGGCAGACATAAGCTGGTTCACACAGGGAGAGACCTTTCACGTGCACTGTGTGTGGACGGGGATTCAGCACCCACGGCCAACCTGAAGTACCCAGCGATTCACGGAGAGGAAACCCCTATCGCTGTATAACTGTGTGGTAGATTGCTCAGGTTTTGCTAGTCTTAAATATCATCTTGAACATATTCACCATTACGACGGTGTTCCTTTTAAATGACGTGTCTGTCAGAAGATTGACAAACCAGAAGAACATATTACACCATTGTGGCTTTATAGTGTTTTTTTTGGTGGTCGGGATGCAGACACCGTTAGGACATAGAATCTAATGAAGGATATGTGGTGTACTCTCTAACCCTTGATTATGGTTCACATTGGATGTGAAATGACACATCTGACACAacggatatacagtatatcacaaagtGAGTAGCACCCCtcacattttgtaaatatttgagtatatcttttcatgtgacaacactgaagaaatgacactttgctatcAATGTAAAGTAGTGGTTGTAACAGCTTGTTAATAGTGTAAATTTGCTCTGTCCCNNNNNNNNNNNNNNNNNNNNNNNNNNNNNNNNNNNNNNNNNNNNNNNNNNNNNNNNNNNNNNNNNNNNNNNNNNNNNNNNNNNNNNNNNNNNNNNNNNNNNNNNNNNNNNNNNNNNNNNNNNNNNNNNNNNNNNNNNNNNNNNNNNNNNNNNNNNNNNNNNNNNNNNNNNNNNNNNNNNNNNNNNNNNNNNNNNNNNNNNNNNNNNNNNNNNNNNNNNNNNNNNNNNNNNNNNNNNNNNNNNNNNNNNNNNNNNNNNNNNNNNNNNNNNNNNNNNNNNNNNNNNNNNNNNNNNNNNNNNNNNNNNNNNNNNNNNNNNNNNNNNNNNNNNNNNNNNNNNNNNNNNNNNNNNNNNNNNNNNNNNNNNNNNNNNNNNNNNNNNNNNNNNNNNNNNNNNNNNNNNNNNNNNNNNNNNNNNNNNNNNNNNNNNNNNNNNNNNNNNNNNNNNNNNNNNNNNNNNNNNNNNNNNNNNNNNNNNNNNNNNNNNNNNNNNNNNNNNNNNNNNNNNNNNNNNNNNNNNNNNNNNNNNNNNNNNNNNNNNNNNNNNNNNNNNNNNNNNNNNNNNNNNNNNNNNNNNNNNNNNNNNNNNNNNNNNNNNNNNNNNNNNNNNNNNNNNNNNNNNNNNNNNNNNNNNNNNNNNNNNNNNNNNNNNNNNNNNNNNNNNNNNNNNNNNNNNNNNNNNNNNNNNNNNNNNNNNNNNNNNNNNNNNNNNNNNNNNNNNNNNNNNNNNNNNNNNNNNNNNNNNNNNNNNNNNNNNNNNNNNNNNNNNNNNNNNNNNNNNNNNNNNNNNNNNNNNNNNNNNNNNNNNNNNNNNNNNNNNNNNNNNNNNNNNNNNNNNNNNNNNNNNNNNNNNNNNNNNNNNNNNNNNNNNNNNNNNNNNNNNNNNNNNNNNNNNNNNNNNNNNNNNNNNNNNNNNNNNNNNNNNNNNNNNNNNNNNNNNNNNNNNNNNNNNNNNNNNNNNNNNNNNNNNNNNNNNNNNNNNNNNNNNNNNNNNNNNNNNNNNNNNNNNNNNNNNNNNNNNNNNNNNNNNNNNNNNNNNNNNNNNNNNNNNNNNNNNNNNNNNNNNNNNNNNNNNNNNNNNNNNNNNNNNNNNNNNNNNNNNNNNNNNNNNNNNNNNNNNNNNNNNNNNNNNNNNNNNNNNNNNNNNNNNNNNNNNNNNNNNNNNNNNNNNNNNNNNNNNNNNNNNNNNNNNNNNNNNNNNNNNNNNNNNNNNNNNNNNNNNNNNNNNNNNNNNNNNNNNNNNNNNNNNNNNNNNNNNNNNNNNNNNNNNNNNNNNNNNNNNNNNNNNNNNNNNNNNNNNNNNNNNNNNNNNNNNNNNNNNNNNNNNNNNNNNNNNNNNNNNNNNNNNNNNNNNNNNNNNNNNNNNNNNNNNNNNNNNNNNNNNNNNNNNNNNNNNNNNNNNNNNNNNNNNNNNNNNNNNNNNNNNNNNNNNNNNNNNNNNNNNNNNNNNNNNNNNNNNNNNNNNNNNNNNNNNNNNNNNNNNNNNNNNNNNNNNNNNNNNNNNNNNNNNNNNNNNNNNNNNNNNNNNNNNNNNNNNNNNNNNNNNNNNNNNNNNNNNNNNNNNNNNNNNNNNNNNNNNNNNNNNNNNNNNNNNNNNNNNNNNNNNNNNNNNNNNNNNNNNNNNNNNNNNNNNNNNNNNNNNNNNNNNNNNNNNNNNNNNNNNNNNNNNNNNNNNNNNNNNNNNNNNNNNNNNNNNNNNNNNNNNNNNNNNNNNNNNNNNNNNNNNNNNNNNNNNNNNNNNNNNNNNNNNNNNNNNNNNNNNNNNNNNNNNNNNNNNNNNNNNNNNNNNNNNNNNNNNNNNNNNNNNNNNNNNNNNNNNNNNNNNNNNNNNNNNNNNNNNNNNNNNNNNNNNNNNNNNNNNNNNNNNNNNNNNNNNNNNNNNNNNNNNNNNNNNNNNNNNNNNNNNNNNNNNNNNNNNNNNNNNNNNNNNNNNNNNNNNNNNNNNNNNNNNNNNNNNNNNNNNNNNNNNNNNNNNNNNNNNNNNNNNNNNNNNNNNNNNNNNNNNNNNNNNNNNNNNNNNNNNNNNNNNNNNNNNNNNNNNNNNNNNNNNNNNNNNNNNNNNNNNNNNNNNNNNNNNNNNNNNNNNNNNNNNNNNNNNNNNNNNNNNNNNNNNNNNNNNNNNNNNNNNNNNNNNNNNNNNNNNNNNNNNNNNNNNNNNNNNNNNNNNNNNNNNNNNNNNNNNNNNNNNNNNNNNNNNNNNNNNNNNNNNNNNNNNNNNNNNNNNNNNNNNNNNNNNNNNNNNNNNNNNNNNNNNNNNNNNNNNNNNNNNNNNNNNNNNNNNNNNNNNNNNNNNNNNNNNNNNNNNNNNNNNNNNNNNNNNNNNNNNNNNNNNNNNNNNNNNNNNNNNNNNNNNNNNNNNNNNNNNNNNNNNNNNNNNNNNNNNNNNNNNNNNNNNNNNNNNNNNNNNNNNNNNNNNNNNNNNNNNNNNNNNNNNNNNNNNNNNNNNNNNNNNNNNNNNNNNNNNNNNNNNNNNNNNNNNNNNNNNNNNNNNNNNNNNNNNNNNNNNNNNNNNNNNNNNNNNNNNNNNNNNNNNNNNNNNNNNNNNNNNNNNNNNNNNNNNNNNNNNNNNNNNNNNNNNNNNNNNCAAACCCAACACTAAAACGAGAGAAGTCTACTGCTCACCCTCAAACCCACACTGAACCAAATCCTATAGCCCCACTGCTCACCTCAACCCTCACTGAACCAAAACCTAGGCCCAGTACTCACCCTCAAATCCCATCACTGAACCAAAACCTAGGCCAGTACTCACCCTCAAAATACTCACTAGCCAAAACCTAGGCCTACTGCTCACCGCAAACCTTCACTAAAGGGATGCCTACCTCCTCAACTTCAACTGCGGCAACACCTACTTGTCATGTTTGTGGCAAATGTTCCCCTTAAAATCAATAAATCTGAAACTACACATGCTACTCACACAGGCGAGAGACCGTTCAATATGGCAAGAATGTGGTAAATGCTTCGATCTAAGGGATATATGAGGTGCATTGAggattcacactggagagaaactaTTCCAATGCAAAGAATGTGACAAAGGCTTCCCTACAAGCAATAC
Coding sequences:
- the LOC112076586 gene encoding zinc finger protein ZFP2, giving the protein MSKLELFNAYLTERLTAAAREITXAVERTITDYQDEISRSKEENERLRLLLDFKPHLHLHTKDPQQLPFTVSKEGVPPEQQHCEQECPSMGQQVPEPTQIKDEQEEEPLQGQESDTKDFITVCVVSDCEGVNTRHASHTVESRDGGSPFNNTTGKIQTEPDDEDYIDYIVSEPSSPAARSENSVNSGRDTDGESRERPPGSKPRKSQRKRVKKGTSVVEEASPYCCKLCGRTFVRMGFLVNHVQRTHTXHAKQYRCGVCEGVLDSKENLTVHVQTHTKERSTAHPQTHTEPNPRPTAHPQTLTEPKPRPSTHPQILTEPKPRPSTHPQILTEPKPRPTAHRQTFTKGMPTPQLQPAAKPTCHVCGKCFPYNHNLKLHXRTHTGERPFKCRECGKCFRSKGYMKVHLRIHTGEKLFQCKECBKGXPTKQYLTKHMLFHTGEKSYQCKDCGKGFDQREDLEQHQSTHIEEKHMVAIECGKCFKDTYHLADISWFTQGETFHVHCVWTGIQHPRPT